Proteins from one Sylvia atricapilla isolate bSylAtr1 chromosome 1, bSylAtr1.pri, whole genome shotgun sequence genomic window:
- the OLAH gene encoding S-acyl fatty acid synthase thioesterase, medium chain produces MEKLVACVQKKPDALCRLICFPWTGGGTSQLARWGKLFNNSIEVYCIRLPGRESRLEEPFAEDMTSVVNEVTSVLLKELKEKPFAFFAHSFGTYTSLAVALHLKEKYGLEPVHLFMSAAHAPNSAAHLALKNAITPDNDNDFLTCMEIIGGNYKIPSDEDIRKNMVVTSRADTRVFQTFSFEKTEMNIPFSCDVTYFYGSNDKIYDAQGWQELTCGETSFYELPGDHFYLLKPSNESFLIKHITRCIENAGP; encoded by the exons atggaaaagctgGTTGCTTGTGTACAAAAAAAGCCAGATGCTCTTTGTAGACTAATTTGCTTTCCGTGGACTGGAGGTGGAACTTCACAACTTGCTCGATGGGGCAAACTCTTCAACAACTCAATTGAAG TATATTGTATAAGGCTTCCTGGAAGAGAAAGTCGTCTTGAGGAGCCTTTTGCAGAAGACATGACAAGTGTAGTTAATGAAGTTACAAGTGTTCTGTTAAaagaattgaaagaaaaaccatttgcattttttgctcACAg TTTTGGAACTTACACAAGTTTAGCCGTTGCActtcatttgaaagaaaagtatGGACTGGAGCCAGTCCATCTTTTCATGTCAGCAGCACATGCCCCGAAT TCTGCAGCACATCTTGCCCTCAAAAACGCGATCACACCTGATAATGACAATGACTTTCTTACATGTATGGAGATTATAGGAGGAAATTACAAGATTCCATCAGATGaagacattaggaaaaatatgGTGGTTACCTCCAGAGCAGACACTAGAGTTTTTCAGACGTTTTC ATTTGAGAAGACAGAAATGAATATCCCCTTCTCCTGTGATGTTACCTACTTTTATGGGTCCAATGATAAAATATATGATGCACAAG gTTGGCAAGAACTAACGTGTGGAGAGACTTCCTTTTATGAGCTTCCTGGAGATCACTTTTATCTGCTGAAACCATCTAATGAAAGTTTCTTGATAAAACACATCACAAGATGCATAGAAAATGCTGGTCCATAA
- the ACBD7 gene encoding acyl-CoA-binding domain-containing protein 7 isoform X2 has product MTLQADFDGAAEDVKKLKTRPTDEELKELYGFYKQATVGDINIECPGMLDLKGKAKWEAWNLKKGLSKEDAMNAYISKAREMVEKYGI; this is encoded by the exons ATGACTCTTCAG GCTGACTTCGATGGTGCTGCAgaagatgtaaaaaaattaaaaacaagacCAACTGATGAAGAACTGAAGGAACTATATGGATTCTACAAACAGGCTACTGTTGGAGATATTAATATTG AATGTCCAGGAATGCTagatttgaaaggaaaagccaaatGGGAGGCATGGAACCTGAAAAAAG GTTTATCAAAGGAGGATGCCATGAATGCCTATATTTCTAAAGCAAGAGAAATGGTAGAAAAATACGGGATCTag
- the ACBD7 gene encoding acyl-CoA-binding domain-containing protein 7 isoform X1: MTLQIHPLREHFLFFHQADFDGAAEDVKKLKTRPTDEELKELYGFYKQATVGDINIECPGMLDLKGKAKWEAWNLKKGLSKEDAMNAYISKAREMVEKYGI, encoded by the exons ATGACTCTTCAG ATACACCCCTTGAGAGAAcactttctgttctttcatCAGGCTGACTTCGATGGTGCTGCAgaagatgtaaaaaaattaaaaacaagacCAACTGATGAAGAACTGAAGGAACTATATGGATTCTACAAACAGGCTACTGTTGGAGATATTAATATTG AATGTCCAGGAATGCTagatttgaaaggaaaagccaaatGGGAGGCATGGAACCTGAAAAAAG GTTTATCAAAGGAGGATGCCATGAATGCCTATATTTCTAAAGCAAGAGAAATGGTAGAAAAATACGGGATCTag
- the RPP38 gene encoding ribonuclease P protein subunit p38 has protein sequence MSVIQQGTATLRKAKKTTVKTSLDNPFVFQWKTIDGEDMHFILDTLEERIKHIGLKKIESPRKKKRSLTKKQTERKCDAGTKELPAEEAESHQQKPGWTDIIIRRQLAIGVNEVTKALEKNELLLLLVCKSAKPAMITSHLIELSASRATPAGQVPRLSETIAPLLGLTSVLALGFKKPSDKFTEAIAAIIPKVPALEVPWFQYRTEESMAYADTDSSENLEPEELTEVLGDKLTSQKRKHTESNRPDLSNVILQPLKIKKLIPNPNKIKKPPRKKRKAFSA, from the coding sequence ATGTCTGTAATTCAGCAAGGGACGGCAACGCTTcggaaagcaaagaaaaccacTGTAAAAACTAGTCTAGATAACccctttgttttccagtggaaaaccaTAGATGGAGAAGATATGCATTTTATACTAGACACCTTAGAAGAAAGGATTAAACATATTGGACTTAAAAAGATTGAGAgtccaagaaagaaaaaacgTTCCCttacaaaaaagcaaactgaaagaAAGTGTGATGCTGGCACCAAAGAACTCCCTGCGGAGGAAGCAGAAAGCCACCAACAAAAACCAGGATGGACTGACATAATTATCAGAAGGCAGCTTGCTATTGGAGTTAATGAAGTTACAAAAgcattggaaaaaaatgaacttcttCTCTTGCTGGTGTGCAAGTCTGCCAAACCCGCCATGATCACGTCACACCTGATCGAGCTGAGCGCGAGCCGCGCCACGCCGGCAGGGCAGGTGCCACGGCTCAGCGAGACCATCGCGCCCCTGCTTGGCTTAACCTCCGTTCTGGCACTCGGCTTCAAAAAGCCGTCCGACAAATTCACTGAAGCAATTGCAGCAATAATCCCAAAGGTGCCAGCTTTGGAAGTGCCGTGGTTTCAGTACAGAACTGAAGAATCCATGGCTTATGCAGATACAGATTCTTCAGAAAATCTGGAACCCGAAGAGCTCACAGAGGTGCTGGGGGATAAGCTCACAAGTCAGAAGCGGAAGCATACGGAAAGCAATCGGCCTGATctttcaaatgtaattttgcAGCCTTTGAAAATCAAGAAactcatcccaaatcccaatAAGATAAAGAAACCACCTcgcaaaaagagaaaagctttttcagCGTAA